From one Lysinibacillus sp. G4S2 genomic stretch:
- a CDS encoding RHS repeat-associated core domain-containing protein, whose product MYGKVRELTGEQDFIPFRFLGQYHDLETRLYYNRFRYYDPEMGMYTQQNPIGLARNNPTFQGYVGDVNKLVDPCLYLLNIKNILILFLPKNHDVIKDILDNPDNIF is encoded by the coding sequence ATGTACGGAAAGGTTAGAGAACTAACCGGAGAGCAGGATTTTATTCCATTTAGATTCCTAGGTCAATACCATGATTTGGAAACGAGATTATACTATAATCGCTTTCGCTATTATGACCCAGAAATGGGTATGTACACCCAACAAAACCCGATTGGATTAGCTAGAAATAATCCTACTTTCCAAGGGTATGTTGGTGATGTAAATAAATTGGTAGATCCTTGTCTATACCTTCTGAATATCAAGAATATATTGATATTATTTCTTCCTAAAAATCATGATGTTATCAAGGATATACTCGACAATCCAGATAATATTTTTTAA
- a CDS encoding RHS repeat-associated core domain-containing protein codes for MLETIEATFSYDDEGNLIQKVEKNGYTWKYEYNGNGMMSKAISFSQDKSILKEVHFMYDPLGRRVAKVTKFLWDGNTILHEWNITKESNPSQPTKEELTTWIFDADTFIPTAKLTSEGSYSIITDHLGTPVSAYDECGSLIWSAELDIYGREKEFTDNEKIGGYTCKEEFSVDFIPFRFQGQYHDLKTRLYYNRFRHYSPDMGMYTQQDPIG; via the coding sequence TTGCTTGAAACGATAGAGGCCACATTCTCTTATGATGATGAAGGTAATCTGATTCAGAAGGTTGAGAAGAATGGTTATACGTGGAAGTACGAATATAACGGAAATGGCATGATGTCTAAAGCTATAAGTTTTTCACAGGATAAATCTATTTTAAAAGAAGTTCACTTTATGTATGACCCGCTCGGACGACGAGTAGCCAAAGTAACAAAATTTCTATGGGATGGCAACACTATCTTGCACGAATGGAACATAACAAAAGAGAGTAACCCGTCCCAACCGACAAAAGAAGAGCTGACAACATGGATATTTGATGCAGACACCTTTATCCCAACAGCCAAACTAACAAGTGAAGGTAGTTACAGTATTATAACCGACCATCTAGGCACACCTGTAAGTGCTTATGATGAGTGTGGTTCACTAATATGGTCAGCAGAACTTGATATATATGGAAGAGAGAAAGAATTCACAGATAATGAAAAAATAGGTGGCTATACTTGTAAAGAAGAATTCTCAGTGGACTTTATTCCATTTCGTTTCCAAGGTCAATACCATGATTTGAAAACACGGTTATACTATAATCGATTTAGACACTATTCACCTGATATGGGAATGTACACTCAACAAGACCCGATTGGGTAG
- a CDS encoding pentapeptide repeat-containing protein has translation MVSLEGGIIINNCKKEELIQLLESHKIWLDSLGLEGKKLVLDEVKLTEVDLIKYPLNQAYITDCIFNNMNLINIEMYSSTICSSSFVFTNLENADFYKADVSYANFTNANLQNTRFAKSDCIETIFNSANLRNAKLVAALFDNADFRNANLQNADVSESTFEKVLLNGAKLTGVRGLEEAFIKSINIGTPERPNILIGGEARKWLQDNK, from the coding sequence TTGGTATCCTTAGAGGGGGGAATCATCATTAATAATTGCAAAAAAGAGGAATTAATTCAACTTTTAGAATCACATAAAATTTGGCTTGATTCTCTAGGATTAGAAGGCAAGAAGTTAGTTCTTGATGAAGTAAAGTTGACAGAAGTAGATTTAATAAAATATCCATTAAATCAGGCTTATATTACAGATTGTATCTTTAATAATATGAACTTGATAAATATAGAAATGTATTCTTCAACTATTTGTTCTTCAAGCTTTGTGTTTACGAATCTAGAAAATGCTGATTTCTATAAAGCAGATGTTTCTTATGCAAACTTTACAAACGCAAACCTTCAAAATACAAGATTTGCTAAGAGTGATTGTATTGAAACTATATTTAATAGTGCAAACTTACGTAATGCAAAATTAGTAGCAGCCCTTTTTGATAATGCAGATTTTCGTAATGCAAACCTTCAAAATGCAGACGTAAGCGAATCGACGTTTGAAAAAGTATTGCTAAACGGAGCTAAACTAACAGGGGTTCGAGGCTTAGAAGAGGCTTTTATTAAAAGTATTAATATTGGGACGCCGGAACGACCAAATATTCTAATAGGTGGAGAGGCTAGAAAGTGGTTACAAGATAATAAGTAA
- a CDS encoding IS110 family transposase — protein MHERQKHFYVGVDLHKQHHVAVIINCWQEKLDEIKFENKPSAFSTFLLDIYKHMDDGLTPIFGLEDVGGYGRALAQFLDEHGQVVKEVNPALSYAERKSNMTTQKSDSWDAECVARILVNKLEQLPDAKPHDLYWSIQQLVSRRNALVKAQGALKNQLHIQLSHHYPSYKKFFSEVDGKTALAFWERYPSPPSLEGVSVKQLTIFLLEASNNTCSVKKASEILKLVKEDGNTVREHQETRDFLVKSIVRDISFKKQEMRFVEQELKGLMSLLDFQLDTMPGIDLVTASALIAEIGDVRRFPNANKLARFAGIAPVYFGSGGKGREQKSKQGNRALHALFYNLAVQQVQVAKGSKLPRNPVFYAYYQRKLKEGKTKGQALVCIMRRLVNIIYGMMKHKTAYELPIIKEEEVV, from the coding sequence ATGCACGAACGACAGAAACATTTTTATGTGGGAGTAGACTTACATAAGCAACACCATGTGGCGGTTATTATTAATTGTTGGCAAGAGAAACTAGATGAAATAAAGTTTGAAAATAAACCGTCTGCTTTTTCAACATTTTTACTGGATATATATAAACATATGGACGATGGTTTGACACCTATTTTTGGTTTAGAAGATGTTGGGGGCTATGGACGAGCATTAGCGCAGTTTTTGGATGAGCACGGACAAGTTGTAAAAGAAGTAAATCCAGCTCTTTCATACGCTGAACGAAAAAGCAATATGACCACACAAAAAAGCGATAGTTGGGATGCAGAATGTGTAGCCAGAATTTTGGTGAACAAACTAGAGCAGTTACCAGACGCTAAACCACATGATTTATATTGGTCGATACAACAACTGGTCAGTAGAAGAAATGCATTAGTAAAAGCACAAGGGGCTTTAAAGAATCAACTACATATTCAATTAAGTCACCACTATCCAAGCTATAAAAAGTTTTTTTCAGAAGTAGATGGAAAAACAGCATTAGCATTTTGGGAACGATACCCATCTCCACCGAGTTTAGAAGGGGTAAGTGTTAAGCAATTGACCATATTTTTATTAGAAGCCAGTAATAATACATGTTCAGTGAAAAAAGCAAGTGAAATTTTAAAGTTGGTGAAAGAGGATGGAAACACAGTAAGAGAACACCAAGAAACACGAGACTTTCTAGTAAAGAGCATCGTCAGAGACATTTCATTTAAGAAGCAGGAAATGCGTTTTGTGGAACAAGAATTAAAAGGGTTAATGAGTTTACTAGACTTTCAATTAGACACGATGCCAGGCATAGATCTCGTTACAGCTTCAGCTTTAATTGCAGAAATAGGCGATGTACGCCGTTTTCCGAATGCCAACAAATTAGCACGATTTGCGGGTATTGCGCCTGTTTACTTTGGCTCTGGTGGGAAAGGAAGGGAACAAAAAAGCAAGCAAGGAAATCGGGCGCTACATGCTTTATTTTACAACTTAGCCGTACAGCAAGTACAAGTGGCAAAAGGAAGTAAGCTGCCTAGGAACCCAGTGTTTTATGCATACTATCAACGGAAACTAAAAGAAGGCAAAACAAAGGGACAAGCATTGGTTTGTATCATGAGACGGCTTGTGAACATTATATACGGTATGATGAAGCACAAAACAGCCTATGAATTGCCGATAATAAAGGAGGAAGAAGTAGTTTAA
- a CDS encoding recombinase family protein has protein sequence MKEKVVGYVRVSTEGQVREGYSLAYQVEEIERYCDENKLQLLHIYEDRGLSGATVDEDGLTIEREGLQELLADIEYHQVSQVIVLNTSRLWRSDMAKVLIQRELKKYNADVKAIEQPNYSIYTHEPNDFLVNGMLELLDQYQRLEIALKLSRGRKKKAEQGGYAGGGVMFGYTVQKGRKVLEVDTEKAIVVRRLFELRHFFKHWSLSKLAEQLNMEGHRTEKGKRFTKVQVKRILDRESFYRGIYTYGQIQANGQHPAII, from the coding sequence ATGAAAGAAAAAGTAGTTGGTTATGTACGAGTTTCAACAGAAGGGCAAGTACGTGAAGGATATAGCTTAGCGTATCAAGTAGAAGAAATTGAGAGGTATTGTGACGAAAATAAGCTACAACTGCTTCACATATATGAGGATAGAGGACTCAGCGGAGCGACAGTTGATGAGGATGGATTAACAATTGAGCGAGAAGGCTTGCAAGAGCTATTGGCAGATATAGAATATCATCAAGTGAGCCAAGTAATTGTATTAAATACGTCTCGTTTGTGGCGCTCTGATATGGCAAAAGTATTGATACAACGAGAGTTGAAAAAATATAACGCAGATGTGAAAGCGATTGAGCAGCCAAATTACAGCATATACACACATGAACCAAATGATTTTTTAGTGAATGGCATGTTAGAGCTGTTAGATCAATATCAAAGGCTCGAAATTGCATTAAAGTTGAGTAGAGGAAGAAAGAAAAAAGCTGAACAAGGTGGCTATGCAGGTGGTGGTGTCATGTTTGGTTATACAGTACAGAAAGGACGAAAAGTATTAGAAGTGGATACAGAGAAAGCGATCGTTGTACGGAGGCTATTTGAATTAAGACATTTTTTTAAACATTGGTCACTATCTAAATTGGCAGAACAGCTCAACATGGAAGGCCATCGAACAGAGAAAGGGAAACGATTTACAAAAGTACAAGTGAAGCGCATTTTGGACCGTGAAAGCTTTTATCGGGGGATTTATACATATGGGCAAATTCAAGCAAACGGGCAACATCCTGCAATAATTTGA
- a CDS encoding helix-turn-helix transcriptional regulator, producing MSSTIRLRLNEILIEKQMSRRQLARQASLRPNTVNDLCTRPVQCLHTRILSILCDTLQVSIQDLLVLEPID from the coding sequence ATGTCTTCTACTATTCGTTTACGTCTCAATGAAATTTTAATTGAAAAACAAATGAGCCGTCGGCAACTTGCCAGACAAGCCTCTTTACGTCCGAATACGGTAAATGACCTATGTACTCGCCCTGTACAATGTCTACATACACGTATTCTCTCTATCTTATGCGATACATTACAAGTTTCTATTCAAGACCTCCTTGTATTAGAGCCAATTGACTAA
- a CDS encoding replication initiation protein, whose amino-acid sequence MEIEVSIDKFVIDYKDVPHSAFLRVYMLGVKKYQVKMKIYSGTYSYELHMRKSDDVYIHMYFKNFREAEGYLHTLRIETRPEHYSHFREILEMIGKRASRVEFVSCDVAYDIPTKLENVVVIPIDVRRKMSHCETTRYFGEGYQRKQNGYCRIYDKRLELFRNKGIYLENDLSRIEVVYKPDEKIELKDIERHSPKQNKQYFAVVIMDWQALEKKEVERVINLRDGKDMYTQYIRRAIKKPLANQYRVDFDELAGAVWKQLIDEPCSMVLGVA is encoded by the coding sequence TTGGAAATAGAGGTTTCGATAGATAAGTTCGTTATAGATTATAAGGATGTACCACATTCAGCATTTTTACGTGTTTATATGTTGGGGGTGAAGAAATATCAAGTGAAAATGAAGATTTATAGTGGAACATATAGCTATGAATTGCACATGCGGAAAAGTGACGATGTATACATTCATATGTATTTTAAAAACTTTAGAGAAGCAGAAGGTTACTTACATACCCTAAGGATTGAGACAAGGCCAGAGCATTACTCACATTTCAGAGAAATATTAGAGATGATAGGGAAGCGGGCAAGCCGAGTAGAATTTGTGAGCTGTGATGTAGCGTACGATATACCAACGAAACTAGAAAATGTGGTCGTTATACCAATAGATGTGCGGAGGAAAATGAGTCATTGTGAAACGACACGTTATTTTGGTGAAGGTTATCAAAGAAAACAGAATGGATATTGTCGAATTTATGATAAGAGACTAGAGCTATTTAGAAATAAAGGTATTTATTTGGAAAATGATTTGAGTAGGATTGAAGTCGTCTATAAACCAGATGAAAAAATAGAGCTTAAAGATATAGAGAGACATTCGCCAAAACAGAATAAACAATACTTTGCGGTGGTGATAATGGATTGGCAAGCGTTGGAGAAGAAAGAAGTAGAACGAGTCATTAATTTAAGAGATGGAAAAGACATGTACACGCAGTATATACGTAGAGCAATAAAAAAGCCCCTTGCGAACCAGTATCGAGTGGATTTCGACGAGTTAGCAGGAGCAGTATGGAAACAACTGATAGATGAGCCATGTTCGATGGTACTTGGGGTTGCTTAG
- a CDS encoding SMI1/KNR4 family protein — MNFNKSSNIEDFLASLENDSYPMKPCSKDDISKLVKLSPTRTLPKTYLDFMNKAGNGIEFLVGTDYSMKYIFDLKEWAIELLEENNSIKILTDNQFIFMMHQGYMFWFFNLNDGDDPAVYCYDESVELDDFNKVSDTLSDFLISLYD, encoded by the coding sequence ATGAACTTTAATAAAAGTAGTAATATAGAGGATTTCTTGGCATCCTTAGAGAATGACTCTTATCCAATGAAACCCTGCAGTAAGGATGATATATCAAAATTAGTAAAATTATCTCCAACTCGAACACTTCCTAAAACTTATTTGGATTTTATGAATAAAGCTGGTAATGGAATTGAATTTTTAGTTGGTACGGATTATTCCATGAAGTATATTTTTGATTTAAAAGAGTGGGCTATTGAGCTTTTGGAGGAAAATAACTCCATAAAAATACTCACAGATAATCAGTTTATATTTATGATGCACCAAGGATATATGTTCTGGTTTTTTAATCTAAATGATGGGGACGATCCAGCGGTATATTGTTATGATGAAAGTGTAGAATTAGATGATTTTAATAAGGTCAGTGATACTTTATCAGATTTTTTAATTTCCCTATACGATTGA
- a CDS encoding deaminase domain-containing protein, producing MAKKGKGFFGAVGSFLGSIPVVKKVKKAAKSVKKKIKKAKKKLKKALKNAKKKLKKKLGKVLTKARKLKNNLSKSKLVKRIKKAVKKAVKKAKKYVKKVVKTVKKAVKTAVKAVKKAVKKAAKTTVKAVKTAAKTTVKAVKTAAKTTVKVVKTAAKATVNTVKTAVETVKKTAKTVVKEVKKATKEAVKVYQSLEKMEPLKITKDMSAKEKWLREGYNASLKLAQKSKGTFDGTVDAVKGVYDDLIELVTNPIGVFKNTVEAVSHPIETAKTIGNSIKDSFERNVVNGNAYSQAYWGTKATINTATAVVGTKGLGSAAKIGKLPNGKNATKSAKVDTPKGTDKGGSSGNLRDFREAKDQDKKQIDDVFKKYNAGKRKNVAVTKGEINGEKIDLESVSGKIDPANPNHKDNFSKPSENYYKYSGSDKNGRLNDTEQKMIEHLREKYKDTPNVNGNIEIISHKAICQSCNDIIDQFQKDFPNINITRVQILDE from the coding sequence ATGGCGAAGAAAGGTAAAGGCTTCTTTGGAGCAGTTGGCAGTTTCCTTGGCAGTATTCCTGTCGTTAAGAAAGTAAAAAAAGCGGCTAAGTCCGTTAAAAAGAAAATCAAAAAGGCCAAAAAGAAACTAAAGAAAGCCTTAAAAAATGCGAAGAAAAAGCTTAAGAAAAAATTAGGCAAGGTCTTAACAAAAGCCAGGAAGCTAAAAAATAATTTATCCAAGAGCAAACTGGTGAAGAGGATTAAAAAGGCTGTAAAAAAAGCAGTTAAAAAGGCCAAGAAGTATGTAAAAAAAGTTGTAAAGACAGTTAAAAAGGCAGTGAAAACAGCTGTTAAGGCAGTTAAAAAGGCAGTTAAAAAGGCAGCGAAAACGACCGTTAAGGCGGTTAAAACTGCAGCAAAAACGACCGTTAAGGCGGTTAAAACCGCAGCAAAAACGACCGTTAAGGTGGTTAAAACCGCAGCAAAAGCAACTGTTAATACAGTGAAAACAGCTGTTGAGACAGTTAAAAAGACAGCAAAAACAGTTGTAAAGGAAGTTAAAAAGGCAACAAAAGAAGCTGTCAAAGTCTATCAGTCGTTGGAAAAAATGGAACCTCTAAAGATTACTAAAGATATGTCTGCTAAAGAAAAATGGTTACGAGAGGGATACAATGCATCCTTAAAATTAGCTCAAAAATCCAAAGGAACGTTTGACGGAACCGTAGATGCAGTGAAAGGTGTATACGATGATTTAATAGAATTAGTGACTAATCCGATTGGAGTATTTAAAAATACGGTGGAAGCAGTTTCACACCCTATTGAAACTGCAAAAACCATAGGAAATTCAATTAAAGATTCCTTTGAAAGAAATGTCGTCAATGGGAATGCATATTCACAAGCATACTGGGGTACTAAAGCAACAATAAACACTGCAACTGCTGTGGTTGGTACAAAAGGTCTTGGTTCAGCAGCAAAAATAGGGAAGCTTCCGAACGGTAAAAATGCAACCAAATCAGCTAAAGTGGATACTCCTAAGGGTACGGATAAAGGTGGTTCAAGTGGTAACCTTCGAGATTTTAGGGAAGCAAAAGATCAAGATAAGAAACAGATTGACGATGTGTTTAAAAAATATAATGCTGGAAAACGGAAAAATGTCGCTGTTACAAAAGGTGAAATTAACGGTGAAAAGATTGATTTGGAATCAGTAAGTGGAAAAATAGATCCAGCGAATCCTAATCATAAGGATAATTTTAGTAAACCTTCAGAAAACTATTATAAATACAGTGGTTCTGATAAGAATGGCAGGTTAAATGATACAGAGCAGAAAATGATTGAGCATCTTAGGGAAAAGTACAAAGATACTCCAAATGTTAATGGTAATATTGAAATCATTTCTCACAAGGCGATTTGTCAAAGTTGTAATGATATTATTGATCAATTTCAAAAGGATTTTCCAAACATTAATATTACGAGAGTACAAATATTAGATGAGTAG
- a CDS encoding contractile injection system protein, VgrG/Pvc8 family, with translation MNTYEEVIGYGELELVSPYEVQTLHDLSLTQTVNDHARLSITGFIPEEKKDRCMQIASSSDRIELYQKRNGQRVRPLFKGQVSEVAVRMVRGVYQIELEAVSSTFTLDCKRNARPFQHDKMTYNAMLKQILANYPGSDVIDTVSKATPLKQFILQYRETDWQFLKRMASHFRTVLVPAVDADKPKLWFGLPEGRVEKLSATSYTIIKDRSKYLQTLQNDIERPMEERDTVSYVIESKKTLALGDRVQLQNKKLVVAKSIARMQQGVLTYEYHLLSKAGIRQERLTIPSLSGTAIEGKVLEVKKDQVRLHLSIDKAQKKEEATWFSLATPYTAEGHSGFYSPPEEGDSVHLAFPTHREEAAIVRHSVRKGGDSNPKTADPKTSYWGTPKGKDIKLDPQSVMFTAQEGAVFLKLDQGSGVEVHSKHPLTLTANNTITFAGKSISMSAGESMRLTCGSSSLVFDGITDIQGQVVTMEGSNKAPVTVSNTSGEGADLESALDVMGMIPIGGGGA, from the coding sequence GTGAACACGTATGAGGAAGTGATTGGATACGGAGAGCTTGAACTCGTATCCCCCTATGAGGTTCAGACGTTGCATGATCTCAGCTTGACCCAAACTGTGAATGACCATGCAAGGTTATCAATTACGGGATTCATCCCAGAGGAAAAGAAAGATCGCTGTATGCAGATTGCCAGTAGTTCAGATCGGATAGAGCTCTATCAAAAACGTAACGGCCAACGTGTGCGACCGCTTTTTAAGGGACAAGTATCCGAAGTAGCAGTTCGTATGGTGAGAGGCGTGTACCAAATTGAACTTGAAGCGGTGTCATCTACATTTACACTGGATTGTAAACGCAATGCTCGCCCTTTCCAGCACGACAAGATGACGTATAATGCTATGCTCAAGCAAATACTCGCTAATTATCCAGGCTCTGATGTTATTGACACTGTGTCAAAGGCTACTCCTCTAAAGCAATTTATATTACAATATAGGGAGACGGACTGGCAATTTCTAAAGCGCATGGCCTCGCATTTTCGAACAGTGCTTGTACCAGCAGTAGATGCCGATAAACCTAAGCTATGGTTCGGTCTGCCAGAAGGTCGAGTAGAAAAACTGTCCGCTACTAGCTATACAATCATCAAAGATCGCTCAAAGTATTTACAGACGCTACAAAATGATATTGAGCGACCAATGGAGGAGCGGGATACAGTATCCTATGTGATCGAGTCTAAAAAAACATTAGCACTCGGTGACCGTGTCCAACTCCAAAACAAAAAGCTAGTTGTGGCGAAGTCCATAGCACGCATGCAACAAGGTGTCCTGACATACGAATATCATCTACTGTCCAAAGCAGGTATTCGTCAAGAAAGACTAACTATTCCTTCCTTATCAGGAACCGCGATTGAGGGGAAGGTACTAGAGGTCAAAAAGGATCAAGTACGCCTGCACCTTTCCATTGATAAGGCACAAAAAAAGGAAGAAGCCACATGGTTCTCACTTGCTACGCCTTATACTGCAGAAGGACATAGCGGTTTCTACAGCCCGCCAGAAGAAGGCGATAGCGTTCACCTTGCCTTCCCGACACACCGGGAGGAAGCAGCCATTGTTCGCCACAGTGTACGAAAGGGGGGCGACTCGAACCCAAAAACAGCCGATCCGAAAACGTCCTACTGGGGTACGCCAAAAGGCAAGGACATCAAGCTAGACCCACAATCGGTGATGTTTACCGCACAAGAAGGCGCCGTTTTCCTAAAGTTGGATCAGGGAAGTGGAGTAGAAGTACATAGTAAGCATCCGCTTACACTAACAGCCAATAATACGATCACCTTTGCAGGTAAAAGCATCTCCATGAGCGCAGGCGAATCCATGCGCTTAACATGTGGCTCCAGCAGTCTTGTTTTTGATGGAATCACCGATATTCAGGGACAGGTTGTCACAATGGAAGGCTCGAACAAAGCACCTGTAACTGTATCGAATACATCGGGAGAAGGCGCTGACCTTGAATCCGCACTAGACGTCATGGGCATGATCCCTATTGGTGGGGGTGGTGCTTAA
- a CDS encoding DUF4280 domain-containing protein codes for MADEMQTKGDEQRSYVVAGAKLSCSQGDQTSILKMPVSHGVYTKDKAKMNTMDYKPYVNIQPFGLCQSLSNPTVAAATAANNGVLKPMPCTPVVTMPWINGKSDQLIENSPALINQSTNMCIYCGTIKVEDDGQE; via the coding sequence ATGGCAGATGAAATGCAGACAAAAGGCGATGAGCAGCGCAGTTATGTAGTCGCTGGTGCCAAATTATCGTGCTCGCAAGGTGATCAGACAAGCATATTAAAGATGCCTGTAAGCCATGGCGTTTATACAAAAGACAAGGCAAAAATGAACACGATGGATTATAAGCCCTATGTCAATATTCAACCCTTTGGTTTATGTCAATCATTATCTAATCCTACGGTGGCAGCTGCAACAGCGGCTAATAATGGTGTTTTGAAACCGATGCCGTGTACACCAGTAGTCACAATGCCATGGATTAACGGAAAGTCCGATCAGTTGATTGAGAATTCTCCCGCGCTGATCAACCAATCTACTAATATGTGCATATATTGCGGGACGATAAAGGTAGAAGATGATGGTCAAGAATAA
- a CDS encoding serine protease codes for MNYFILSQDERISNAVEPIGISQVIKKELLTAERMEELEELERQFPVLDKSENDYIDFIEKPIALLADPVKQLVEKYESRLPFKPVVLMDMPKLKQTLYWLVIPPKVTCLSPQTEFNLDGTLKKLVIDETLAAPYTFFKIEGIKEDYIIVNIELAESILRRAFRGIRFRKVQTEGRWSEILQA; via the coding sequence ATGAACTATTTTATTCTATCTCAGGATGAGCGTATCTCAAATGCTGTAGAACCAATTGGCATATCTCAAGTTATTAAGAAGGAACTATTAACAGCGGAAAGGATGGAGGAGCTAGAGGAACTCGAACGTCAATTTCCTGTATTAGATAAAAGTGAAAATGACTATATCGATTTTATCGAAAAACCGATTGCTCTTTTAGCTGATCCAGTGAAGCAGCTAGTGGAAAAATATGAGTCGCGCCTACCGTTTAAGCCAGTTGTTCTTATGGATATGCCAAAATTAAAACAGACGTTATATTGGCTCGTCATTCCACCAAAAGTGACCTGTCTCTCACCTCAAACAGAATTCAATCTGGATGGGACGCTGAAAAAGCTCGTTATTGATGAGACTTTAGCTGCGCCTTACACCTTCTTTAAAATTGAGGGCATTAAAGAGGATTACATCATTGTCAATATTGAGCTAGCGGAAAGTATATTGCGCCGAGCATTTCGAGGGATTCGATTCCGCAAGGTGCAAACAGAAGGAAGATGGAGCGAGATCCTTCAAGCATAG
- a CDS encoding pentapeptide repeat-containing protein, producing MQAEGVLQHFYETEVEKRRLKYLLALEDFFQASKDELADEFRKSFQIICQQLQQQQSLQQKGPIGHITFSMLRTELLEGRHHYLVEGTDEEWFFDLHPILTTYDASWALSFLEQFIEELYLYSKTFMGAITQADIEHIKLKEATHFHQYIISLARYALPDIIRCPEYLALDREAAVEIRIGEFMDVNEVVYSEDFTSKDIEEIKAWLDQKLEDEYPYEVFSKLNLSGGNYEDLDIRYAFFQKTNLAQSQMRNCLLIGANLRDSQLMDTDLSFSTIHEADFSNSQLQGANFQRAQGESGLTDRQKWEMPGYLPVRFTGANLEGADFELANLRGACFIGANVKNAHFEGANLEKAMFSKEAREHLKLDPFQTASVIWK from the coding sequence ATGCAGGCAGAGGGAGTTTTACAGCATTTTTATGAAACAGAAGTAGAGAAAAGACGATTGAAATACCTTTTGGCGTTAGAGGATTTTTTCCAAGCTTCTAAAGATGAGCTTGCAGATGAGTTTAGAAAATCCTTTCAAATCATATGTCAGCAGTTACAGCAGCAGCAATCTCTTCAACAGAAAGGCCCAATTGGACATATCACGTTTTCCATGCTACGCACAGAGTTACTAGAGGGTCGTCATCACTATCTAGTAGAGGGAACGGATGAGGAATGGTTTTTTGACCTTCATCCAATTTTAACTACCTATGATGCAAGCTGGGCTCTCAGCTTTTTAGAACAATTCATCGAAGAGTTGTATTTATACAGCAAAACATTTATGGGAGCTATTACCCAAGCGGATATTGAGCACATCAAGCTAAAGGAAGCTACTCATTTTCATCAATATATCATTAGCCTTGCTAGATATGCATTACCAGACATTATTAGATGCCCAGAATACTTAGCACTTGATCGGGAGGCTGCTGTAGAAATTCGTATAGGTGAATTTATGGATGTCAATGAAGTTGTCTATAGTGAGGACTTCACCTCGAAGGATATCGAAGAAATCAAGGCTTGGCTAGATCAAAAATTAGAGGATGAATATCCGTATGAAGTATTTAGCAAATTAAATCTATCTGGTGGCAACTATGAAGACTTAGATATTCGATATGCCTTTTTCCAGAAAACGAATTTAGCACAGAGTCAAATGCGTAATTGTTTACTCATTGGTGCCAATCTTAGGGATAGCCAACTAATGGATACTGATTTGAGCTTTAGTACGATCCATGAGGCAGATTTCAGCAATAGTCAATTACAAGGTGCTAACTTCCAACGAGCTCAGGGAGAAAGCGGGCTAACTGATCGACAGAAGTGGGAAATGCCAGGCTATCTCCCAGTTCGCTTTACTGGAGCTAATTTAGAGGGTGCAGATTTTGAGCTAGCTAATTTACGAGGCGCTTGCTTTATCGGGGCCAACGTCAAGAATGCTCATTTTGAAGGAGCTAATTTAGAAAAAGCTATGTTCTCGAAGGAAGCACGGGAGCATCTGAAGCTAGATCCATTCCAAACAGCGAGTGTCATTTGGAAATAG